In Chryseobacterium gleum, a single genomic region encodes these proteins:
- a CDS encoding superoxide dismutase, which translates to MKIMKIAALSAVFAAQFALAQFKQTPLPYAYNALEGSIDAQTMEIHYSKHGAGYTANLNKAIAGTPQEKETLFQILSNVSKLPAAVRNNAGGHYNHELFWTVLTPQKNTQPSAKLAKAINETFGSMDAFKEKMAKAGADRFGSGWAWLSVDKNGRLFVSSTPNQDNPLMDVVEEKGTPIFGIDVWEHAYYLKYQNKRADYLTAIWNVTNWKEISRRYDEALSKK; encoded by the coding sequence ATGAAGATTATGAAAATAGCTGCCTTAAGTGCAGTTTTTGCGGCTCAGTTTGCACTGGCTCAGTTTAAGCAGACCCCTCTGCCATATGCTTATAATGCACTGGAAGGCTCTATTGATGCACAGACTATGGAAATCCATTATTCGAAGCACGGTGCAGGTTATACAGCCAATTTAAATAAAGCTATTGCAGGAACTCCACAGGAAAAAGAAACGTTGTTTCAGATTCTTTCCAATGTATCAAAATTGCCTGCGGCAGTAAGAAATAATGCTGGAGGGCATTATAACCACGAGTTGTTCTGGACGGTTCTTACGCCTCAGAAAAATACACAGCCTTCTGCAAAATTGGCAAAAGCAATCAATGAAACTTTCGGAAGTATGGATGCTTTTAAAGAAAAAATGGCAAAAGCAGGAGCAGACCGTTTCGGTTCCGGTTGGGCATGGCTTTCTGTAGATAAAAACGGAAGACTATTCGTTTCCTCAACGCCAAATCAGGACAACCCTCTGATGGATGTCGTAGAAGAAAAAGGAACTCCTATCTTCGGAATTGATGTCTGGGAACATGCCTACTATTTAAAATATCAGAATAAAAGAGCAGATTATCTTACCGCAATCTGGAATGTTACCAACTGGAAAGAAATCAGCAGAAGATATGACGAAGCTCTAAGCAAGAAATAA
- a CDS encoding MbnP family protein: MKISQFLSLFFSAFILLSFTACESSRDDENSQDTTPGKLQIKFENGFNNVGDIVLNQTVQTSSNGQKHNFSALKYVISNIALIDENGNEFKYNENNPDKGAFIVDQADAVAGIIYLNLDGIPKNNYKKIRFGLGISQKAYLLGQDGQAEFWTKAKQKGMSWSWAAGYVFVKLEGKYGTDAPAKEFMNHTGNMGNTAANNTPDLYREITLSFPTTARVTGQIRPSVHILADLNQFLSGDKALTLTAANDMLMGSNQHLVDVTNNLTKMFKVDHVHND; this comes from the coding sequence ATGAAAATTTCTCAATTTTTATCACTATTCTTTAGTGCCTTTATTTTATTATCCTTTACAGCCTGCGAAAGTAGCAGGGATGACGAAAATTCACAGGATACTACGCCCGGAAAACTTCAGATCAAGTTTGAAAACGGATTTAATAACGTAGGAGACATCGTCCTGAATCAGACTGTTCAGACCTCTTCCAACGGTCAGAAACATAATTTTTCTGCTTTGAAATACGTCATCAGTAATATAGCACTGATAGACGAGAACGGAAACGAGTTTAAATACAATGAAAACAATCCTGATAAAGGTGCATTTATTGTCGATCAGGCAGATGCCGTAGCCGGAATTATCTATCTTAATCTGGATGGTATTCCGAAAAACAATTATAAAAAAATAAGATTCGGATTGGGAATCAGTCAGAAAGCCTACTTATTAGGCCAGGACGGGCAGGCTGAATTCTGGACGAAAGCCAAGCAGAAAGGAATGTCCTGGTCATGGGCTGCCGGCTACGTTTTTGTAAAGCTGGAAGGGAAATATGGTACGGATGCTCCAGCTAAAGAATTCATGAATCATACCGGAAATATGGGCAATACTGCAGCCAATAATACACCGGACCTTTATCGGGAAATCACATTGAGCTTTCCTACAACAGCAAGAGTTACAGGACAGATTCGTCCATCTGTTCACATTCTGGCGGACCTGAACCAATTTCTGAGCGGAGATAAAGCACTTACTCTTACTGCAGCCAATGACATGCTGATGGGTTCAAACCAGCATCTGGTAGACGTTACCAATAATCTTACAAAAATGTTCAAAGTAGACCACGTTCACAATGATTAA
- a CDS encoding cytochrome-c peroxidase, with translation MINFFIKTILVLLVFVLSCISCSDEVIQPLEKDEAYNLQFPSYFPEMTFNQSANPVTKNGVELGRKLFYEGRLSRNNTISCGFCHIQENAFTHHGHTVSHGVDDRIGIRNAPPIQNMAFLKRYMWDGVIHNLNEQPISPITDVNEMDSSIPEAISKIKDDQKYKKLFREAYGDETITGERILKALSQFMASLISADSKYDRFRQGKEQLTATESQGMAVFNQKCASCHSGELFTDESFRNTGMYYNTEFKDAGRYRVTLNQVDWMKFRVPSLRNVEYTAPYMHDGRFYTLEAVLNFYSDQVEDNPNLDPRLKQNGHVGIAMNSQEKQSIIAFLKTLSDKSFISNSKFAE, from the coding sequence ATGATTAATTTTTTTATCAAAACGATACTGGTTCTGCTTGTATTTGTATTAAGCTGTATTTCATGTTCCGATGAGGTAATCCAGCCATTGGAAAAGGATGAAGCCTACAACCTGCAGTTTCCGTCTTATTTTCCGGAAATGACTTTTAATCAATCAGCCAATCCGGTGACAAAAAACGGAGTGGAGCTGGGACGAAAACTCTTCTATGAAGGCAGGCTTTCCAGGAATAATACCATTTCATGCGGCTTCTGCCATATCCAGGAAAATGCTTTTACCCACCACGGCCATACTGTAAGCCATGGCGTGGATGACCGAATAGGAATCCGGAATGCTCCACCTATTCAGAATATGGCTTTTTTGAAACGATATATGTGGGACGGTGTGATTCATAATCTGAATGAACAGCCCATCAGCCCGATTACCGACGTGAACGAAATGGACAGCTCTATACCGGAAGCCATTTCGAAAATAAAAGACGATCAGAAATATAAAAAACTGTTCAGAGAAGCATATGGAGACGAAACCATTACCGGTGAAAGAATTCTAAAGGCATTATCACAGTTTATGGCTTCTTTAATCTCTGCAGATTCAAAATATGACAGATTCAGACAGGGAAAAGAACAGCTGACAGCAACGGAATCTCAGGGAATGGCAGTGTTTAATCAGAAATGTGCTTCCTGTCATAGCGGAGAACTATTTACTGATGAAAGTTTTCGAAATACAGGAATGTATTACAATACAGAATTCAAGGATGCCGGACGTTACAGGGTTACTCTCAATCAGGTCGACTGGATGAAATTCCGGGTTCCAAGTTTAAGAAATGTGGAATATACTGCACCTTATATGCATGACGGAAGGTTTTACACTTTGGAAGCAGTACTCAATTTCTATTCAGATCAGGTGGAAGATAATCCCAATCTTGATCCCCGTTTGAAACAGAACGGTCATGTAGGAATTGCCATGAACAGTCAGGAAAAACAATCGATCATTGCATTCCTGAAAACATTATCGGATAAAAGTTTTATATCCAATTCAAAATTTGCAGAATAA
- a CDS encoding transporter: protein MKKIIMILSLILLNQYQAKTIRDSAYSTPETFSRFDFDDDCDACGCAAGNGSSGFESLLNPQFIGIKYFAQHYKAKENLFVKDLTQDHYFNTLQLWGKIPLTKKLSVYASLPFHFHEKKTMQGDIKINGIGDLNLMGIYQLMSSKDNFHHLSGGLGVKIPLGKFDEKGASGVNPSFQLGTGSWDYQAALNYKFQKNKVAVLVNTDYTIKTENKKNYRFGNQWNYAATGFYQVAENEKSIFSVKTGVQGEVYAQNKQFDEALPNTAGSALYGKLGFEASYKKLSLGSEIMLPMYTHLAGGDIEAKSRFSIFLNIGI, encoded by the coding sequence ATGAAGAAGATTATAATGATACTAAGTTTGATCCTGTTGAATCAGTATCAGGCAAAAACCATAAGAGACAGTGCTTATAGCACTCCGGAGACCTTTAGCAGATTCGATTTTGATGATGATTGTGATGCTTGTGGTTGTGCTGCAGGAAACGGATCTTCCGGTTTTGAATCTTTGCTGAATCCACAGTTTATTGGAATCAAATACTTCGCCCAGCATTACAAAGCCAAAGAGAATTTATTTGTAAAAGACCTTACGCAGGATCATTATTTTAATACCCTGCAGCTTTGGGGGAAGATTCCATTGACGAAAAAACTGAGTGTTTATGCGAGTCTGCCCTTCCATTTCCATGAAAAGAAAACGATGCAGGGAGATATTAAAATCAATGGGATAGGAGACCTGAATCTGATGGGAATTTATCAGCTGATGAGTTCTAAAGATAATTTCCATCATCTGAGCGGAGGCTTGGGTGTGAAAATTCCTCTGGGAAAATTTGATGAGAAAGGAGCATCCGGTGTCAATCCAAGTTTTCAATTGGGGACCGGAAGCTGGGATTATCAGGCCGCTTTGAATTACAAATTTCAGAAAAATAAGGTAGCAGTATTGGTTAATACAGACTATACGATCAAAACAGAGAACAAGAAAAATTACCGTTTCGGCAACCAATGGAACTATGCTGCGACAGGTTTTTATCAGGTTGCCGAAAACGAAAAATCTATATTCTCTGTAAAAACCGGAGTTCAGGGAGAAGTTTATGCTCAGAATAAACAGTTTGATGAAGCGCTACCGAATACTGCAGGAAGTGCCTTGTACGGAAAATTAGGCTTTGAAGCTTCCTACAAAAAGCTGAGCCTGGGAAGTGAAATCATGCTTCCCATGTACACTCATCTGGCAGGAGGAGATATTGAAGCCAAATCAAGATTCAGTATTTTTCTGAATATTGGAATTTAA